One genomic segment of Acinetobacter oleivorans DR1 includes these proteins:
- a CDS encoding lysophospholipid acyltransferase family protein, which produces MAQTQSIVNSTLKKLSKIGLYGKKVTSATAAISEGFYLVYRHGLYKDPNNPVNTRYVQYFCRRLCQVFNLDVEVHGTIPREPALWVSNHISWLDVAVLGSGARVFFLAKAEIENWPILGNLAKGGGTLFIKRGSGDSVKIREQITEFLKQNIPVLFFPEATTTDGHSVKKVHGRLLGAAIEAQRPVQVCLICYVNRHGQLDTVAPFIGDMSFAEHIQRVLEMPKVTAHLLTLPPISVEGHDVKSLTREVQEKMVEGLAQLHQKVLKPKN; this is translated from the coding sequence ATGGCTCAAACGCAAAGTATAGTTAATTCAACGTTAAAGAAATTATCAAAAATAGGTTTGTACGGAAAAAAAGTCACTTCGGCTACCGCTGCAATTAGTGAAGGTTTTTATTTAGTTTATCGACACGGCCTTTATAAAGATCCTAATAATCCGGTCAATACACGCTATGTTCAATATTTTTGCCGCCGTTTATGTCAGGTTTTTAACTTAGATGTAGAAGTACACGGAACAATTCCTAGAGAACCTGCTTTATGGGTAAGTAATCATATTTCTTGGCTCGATGTTGCTGTTTTAGGTTCAGGAGCTCGTGTTTTCTTTCTTGCCAAAGCTGAAATTGAAAATTGGCCTATTTTAGGCAATCTAGCTAAAGGTGGCGGCACTTTATTTATTAAGCGTGGGTCTGGTGATTCCGTTAAAATTCGTGAGCAAATTACTGAATTTTTAAAACAAAATATTCCTGTGCTGTTTTTTCCTGAAGCGACCACTACAGATGGACATTCTGTTAAGAAAGTACATGGTCGTTTGCTCGGTGCTGCTATTGAGGCTCAACGTCCAGTACAGGTATGTTTAATTTGTTATGTAAACCGTCATGGACAATTAGATACAGTTGCGCCATTCATTGGCGACATGTCATTTGCTGAACATATTCAACGCGTACTTGAAATGCCGAAAGTAACTGCTCATCTATTAACTTTGCCTCCAATTTCAGTGGAAGGGCATGATGTGAAGAGTTTAACGCGTGAAGTTCAAGAAAAAATGGTAGAAGGTTTGGCTCAACTACATCAGAAAGTACTTAAGCCAAAAAATTAA
- a CDS encoding phospholipase D family protein produces MAQSSHSKQLQTNQQARSFLIKASIVLCSSFAVGLTGCSTLPKHGIEPLEYANDIDTSETSLAQIITPLRQQNPKLTGYHVLNDPLEALAARLRLIDKAEKTLDLQYYIWDNDKVGALALHAIIRAADRGVKVRLLIDDNNAKKMEGILLALSQHKNIEVKLFNPYRFRKYRAMDMVLDLKRINRRMHNKSFIADNEVALIGGRNMTNQYYNVSDSYQFSDVDVMLVGAAVDDIVNSFDDYWNHEYAYSVQSIVSPEQHRLRYEGLKEQLEAHYQQATVQNFLNLTAKSHAFDKWLNHNIQFDWVKAEVVKDSPDKIKSKAKKEEHLNFQLINHLEKPESNVDLISAYFIPEKQGAKILSTLAKEGVEVRVLTNSFKANDVAVVHAFYGKYRKELLKNGVQLYEFLPTPDKRDLNKNTDELATKAKVNMKGLSRSSLHTKLMALDEQVFIGSFNFDPRSAYLNTEIGVILDSPSLAKTIHHTMDENLNKYAYKLKLDSNNHIYWQQETPNGPLIYKQEPEMKWWQKAGMKFLSWLPLEGFM; encoded by the coding sequence ATGGCACAATCCTCTCATTCCAAACAGCTTCAAACGAATCAACAAGCTAGAAGCTTTTTGATAAAAGCCTCTATAGTCCTATGTTCTAGTTTTGCTGTGGGTTTGACAGGATGTAGTACTCTGCCAAAACATGGTATTGAACCATTGGAATATGCAAATGATATCGACACATCAGAGACTTCACTTGCTCAAATTATTACTCCCTTACGTCAGCAAAATCCAAAGCTAACGGGTTATCACGTCTTAAATGATCCATTGGAGGCTCTAGCAGCCCGTCTAAGATTAATTGATAAAGCTGAAAAGACTTTAGATTTACAATATTACATTTGGGATAATGACAAAGTTGGTGCTTTAGCTTTACATGCAATTATTCGAGCAGCGGATCGCGGAGTAAAAGTCCGACTTCTTATTGATGACAATAATGCAAAAAAAATGGAAGGGATTTTACTCGCTCTTTCTCAGCATAAAAATATTGAAGTTAAGCTTTTTAACCCCTACCGTTTCCGCAAATATCGTGCGATGGATATGGTGCTTGATTTAAAGCGTATCAATCGTCGCATGCACAATAAAAGTTTTATTGCCGACAATGAGGTTGCTCTTATTGGCGGACGTAACATGACCAATCAATATTATAATGTAAGCGATAGCTATCAATTTTCTGATGTCGATGTGATGTTGGTCGGTGCTGCGGTTGATGACATTGTGAATTCTTTTGATGACTACTGGAATCATGAGTATGCATATTCAGTTCAAAGTATTGTAAGTCCTGAGCAGCACCGCTTACGCTATGAAGGATTAAAAGAGCAACTCGAAGCTCACTACCAACAAGCAACTGTCCAAAACTTTCTAAATTTAACTGCAAAATCACATGCATTTGATAAATGGTTAAATCACAATATTCAATTCGACTGGGTTAAAGCAGAAGTCGTAAAAGACTCACCTGATAAAATTAAATCAAAGGCAAAAAAAGAAGAGCACTTAAATTTCCAGTTAATTAACCATCTGGAAAAACCAGAAAGTAACGTAGATCTAATTTCAGCTTATTTTATTCCTGAAAAACAAGGCGCTAAAATTTTAAGCACGCTTGCTAAAGAAGGTGTGGAAGTACGTGTTCTAACTAACTCGTTTAAAGCGAATGACGTTGCCGTTGTACATGCATTTTATGGGAAATACCGTAAAGAACTGCTTAAAAACGGCGTACAACTTTATGAATTTTTACCTACGCCAGATAAAAGAGATTTAAATAAAAATACAGATGAGCTTGCCACTAAAGCAAAAGTAAACATGAAAGGATTAAGCCGCTCAAGCTTACATACTAAACTGATGGCATTAGATGAACAGGTTTTTATTGGCTCATTTAATTTTGATCCACGCTCAGCTTATTTAAATACTGAAATTGGCGTAATTTTAGATAGTCCATCGCTGGCTAAGACAATTCACCATACGATGGACGAAAATTTAAATAAATATGCTTATAAGCTAAAGCTTGACTCTAATAATCATATTTATTGGCAGCAAGAAACTCCCAATGGTCCTTTAATTTATAAACAAGAACCCGAAATGAAATGGTGGCAAAAAGCAGGCATGAAATTTCTTTCATGGCTGCCACTTGAAGGCTTTATGTAA
- a CDS encoding metallophosphoesterase: MWNPNSIIFCFYFIFSILALWGISEAWIHQSRTETIHPFKAFVHLLAFYLSYLLIPLWFFNLYAAWIGYYSIHQGIFIFFLSGVLIYARFIEPHLVRVDTHQYRLNPDRSFNKPVKVALIADLHIGLFSGHERQLKTIVRKLNEQQPDLVVVAGDWTYEPEDRLIEELSVLKEIQAPVYSVPGNHDEQYPGPPIQQLLKDALFYNEVVDIEGKIVDFEEFRLIGIGDLWAGKTDMRSMPDLPQDKPWLILSHNPDTVDMVPKLPNRPLMLSGHTHGGQVELPWLTNYIMKKVSILGHKRGFYSHEHADVFVTVGTGMVGIPLRFRVPPTIDIIELV, encoded by the coding sequence ATGTGGAATCCAAATTCAATTATTTTTTGTTTTTACTTTATTTTTTCAATACTTGCTCTATGGGGAATTTCTGAGGCTTGGATTCATCAATCTCGGACCGAGACAATTCATCCATTTAAAGCTTTTGTGCATTTACTCGCATTTTATCTCTCTTATCTACTTATTCCTCTCTGGTTTTTTAATTTATATGCTGCTTGGATTGGTTACTACTCAATTCACCAAGGTATTTTTATCTTTTTCTTAAGTGGTGTTTTAATTTATGCCCGATTTATTGAGCCTCATCTAGTCCGTGTCGATACTCATCAATATCGCTTAAATCCAGATCGTAGTTTTAATAAGCCAGTCAAAGTAGCCCTAATTGCAGATTTACATATTGGTTTATTTTCAGGGCATGAACGTCAACTCAAAACTATAGTTAGAAAATTAAATGAACAGCAACCGGATTTAGTGGTTGTGGCTGGTGACTGGACATATGAACCAGAAGATAGACTAATTGAAGAGTTAAGTGTTTTAAAAGAAATTCAGGCGCCTGTTTACTCAGTTCCTGGAAATCATGATGAGCAATATCCTGGCCCACCGATTCAACAATTATTAAAAGATGCTTTATTTTATAATGAAGTTGTTGATATTGAAGGAAAGATCGTTGATTTTGAAGAATTCCGTCTGATTGGTATTGGTGATCTTTGGGCTGGAAAAACAGATATGCGTTCTATGCCAGATTTACCTCAAGACAAACCTTGGTTAATTTTGTCTCATAATCCAGATACAGTCGATATGGTACCTAAATTACCGAATCGTCCATTAATGTTATCAGGACATACACATGGAGGGCAGGTGGAGCTCCCATGGCTGACTAACTATATTATGAAAAAAGTATCAATTTTAGGTCACAAACGTGGATTTTACTCTCACGAACATGCAGATGTCTTCGTTACCGTTGGCACAGGAATGGTCGGAATTCCTTTACGTTTTAGAGTGCCGCCAACCATTGATATTATTGAGTTAGTTTAA